Genomic DNA from Geotrypetes seraphini chromosome 7, aGeoSer1.1, whole genome shotgun sequence:
tctcttttaggtcctagttcatgcttgctgtctaacaccagctctgacaggatacacatttcaaatctcacatattgtaatcataaaatagaaaataaaattactgtattttttgctccataagacacacctgaccataagatgcaccctagatttagaggaggaaaacaaggaaaaaactcccattctgaaccaaattctccctgccaggctctgcacccaatcccacattccttgtcaagctctgcaccctgttccccctctggtggtctagtggtaggccgggacagggctaGATCCATCTGTCAGCTCATTTCCCTACCTACAGCAGCACCTGTTTGTTTATATTTTACTCTGCTATTATCCATTTTGGATATTTTTACAGAAAAGTGGCCTATACTAAATCATCTCAGATTTTACACTTTTTTTATGACCAAGGATCCTCTGTGCCTAGTTAATCCATGATTAAATGTAATTTTTTGCCTCACTGCCACCTCTGTTGTCCACCAAAGGATCCCAAGAAGAGATTTGGACCTGTGGTTACCATTTCTGGCCAAAACCACACTCTACCTCATATTTATACTTTTAGATCATCCCCCCGTAATtttagatcccccccccccccactccagtacttttaaatcatccaccaccccctccagtatttttaTATCATCCCTCcctgtacctggtggtccagcatgtatccctccctcgctagcgGCGCACAGGTCAGGAGCGCAGAAGTCAGGCGTGAGTTTTCTGAGCTCCCGcctggctgcagtcagttctcacaAATCCCATGAGAACTGACCATAGCTATTCAGAAAGCAGCATGGGCCCAAGCGGGagtgcggaaagcttgctcctgagcTGTGCGCCACTGGCGAGGGAGGGGATACATGCTGGACATCAGGTACTACAAGGGCGACAGGTGTTTTTAAAGGGACTGCATAGGTGGGCAGGTGTTTTTAAAGATACGACGACAGGTGGGTGGGAGTTTTAAAatggtgccggggggggggggaagtgtttaAAATTTGTactttcgctccataagacgccccaagatttccacccacttttgtgtggaaaaagtgtcttatggagcgaaaaatacggtattttttctaccttttgttgtctggtcattttgcttttagtcccagtttctctttctgattttgtctatattctaattctctttccagtatctgctgtccattttttttttctccttttctcttttgCTCCAATCTCTGTTTCCTACATattgatttttttcctttcaacttttctttttcttttctgcctctgtctactctttctcatccttctttttttaaattttcagctacctaacaattttccatcttctcttattctgtagctctcccatttcctatctcactcctttcccagcctcctatttccttttatctctcctcctctctcttcttggtccaacattttgctccctctcttttctgtttttcttccctccccccttgatgctgaccaatgagatgaaaggaagaaaaagagatgctgcacctctctctcccttccactccccaggcctaacatttctccctcccttctatctccagatccaacttctctccctttctcttcccaactgcccccattccatctctccccgtctgcctgcctccctccccccagatccaccatttttctctttctcatcccaacGGTTCTCCTTTCAAGTATcgtttccctcttcctccacaccaccccaggtccaacctctcttccttcatctctctctcctcacagcccaacATGTCCTACCCTCCAGCGCTGGTCTGATGTTGCTGCCAGCTGAAAAATTTGCCGGCCTCGGTAATTCAGCAATGTTGtacgtggctccccctcctgcggtctgtctccaatgacgcgcaacttctgtttccacctgggtggaccttggcagacggaaagcaggaaggggagttaCGGCAAGACCGCCGAATTGCTGCTGAGGCCGGAAGACTTTCCAGTGTGATGGTGACATCAGACCAGGGTGGGAGCGAAGACAGGCTGGGCTGTGATAAGGGGAAGTTTGGGAGCATTGCCGCAGGCCTTGTTTGACCCATGTGCCCTATAGAGTAACTCCCCTGCCTGTCCTACAAAGCAGGCTATGGAATCAGAGTTGGTAAAAATATACCAACTCCAACATAACTTTAAAACATATGGAAAATGTATCATTTCATACTTATATTTACCAATACTTTAGATCTAGGATAAAAAATTTAAAGCTTAATATCAGTTGGGAGTTGAAGGTTTGGTGTACAGACTACATAGCCCTGCTGCAAAGTCTCCGTTCCAACTGCTGTGTGTGCTAAGTTCCATCGACTCGGGTTCaggtcctagtgacttgatgtaTTACAGATCCAAAAAGAAGCCTGTTTTGTGCTAGTCAAACAAGGTCCTCCAGCTTCATCCCCATAGTTGTCTTCAACATATCCAGCCATCTGTTGCAGGATGCCCTCTTCACCTGTTTCCTTCCATCTTTTCAAACATGAAGtctttctccaatgatcttttccTTCTAacaatgtgaccaaaataagacagtcataatttcatcatttgggcttcaagtgatatAGTCAGTTTGATCtttctcaaacactttcaaaacaCATCCTAACCAATCTGAATCCCTTTCCCCCACCTGTCTGTATTTACTAGTCAGCATCTACCACGTGGTCCCTATTTCTTTCCTGTAAGATCAATATTTCTCTAGTTTGACAATTTCTTTGCACTTTTTGGTGATGTGTAGTTTGAACTGCTTTCGGCAGCTGTACTATTTTCTCTGTATCACGTAGCACTCTGTGAACTTGAGTCAAACTTCTTGCAGACTTATGAGAGCCAAGTGGTTCATGTAAAAATATAGAAGCTATGGGACAAGCAAGTAGCATGCCTTTAAGGAAGGTGGGAGGAGAGTGTATGTTGGAGGAAGAGAGCCAGGGAGCTTGGTCGAAGAGGACTGCCACTGGCTCCCATGCTTTAAagtgaagaacactgctttaatataacatttttttaaccAGTCCTTCAGCTGTTttttttcaagatattcacaatcAATATGCATAAGAAATTTGTATGTGCTGCCTCTATTTtaggcaaatctatctcatgtatgtGGGTATGCTGAAAACTAGACTGGCTGGGTTGAGAACTGTGAAAAATTAGGATTATATATTTGACttcaggtttttacattttttaaatctGTAATATACTTATTTGTGATGTATATTTTGTCTTGACCAGCAATGGAAAGGCAAAGTAAGCATGCTCATAAATAAAATGGCTCTAAACACTGCACGAATCAATTGTCAAACTTTTTTCAAGTTAATatacaaaataaatacatatctgcagttttgcaGTCATCTACTGCTGAGCGCAGTcttaataattaataaaatagcTTAACAATAAATAAAATTCTAGGGCATTCCTTCACTCAGATTTGATAACCTGTTGAAGTGGATAGCTTAGTATATAACATTTCATACTGCAGAagagttaaaaatacaattcccTTAATGTGCATTGCAGTAATGGAATGTGATGTCATATGCATCATGCATAGAAAATGAGTTCAGGTATTTGTCCTCCTTGAACTCCAGTGCCATTGGTACTGTCTGAGGAGCACTGGAACTGGAATGTTACTTTTCCACACTGCACTTCTGTCATTCCCTCTTGTCCAAAATAACTAAGCTCATTGCTATCAAGGATAGCACTCACGTTGTAAAATGTGTCTTGTTCAACTTGCACAGGGTGTTCAAACCACACTGAGAAAGTATTGCTGGAGCCGtcagaaataaattttgtcaaatttTGAGCAAGCACAAGTCCCTGTCGCTTCAGTTCAATTTTGACAGTATATTCCGCTTTACCACAGCTTGAGCCGTATAATCCTAATCCTGCCATAAATATCCTTTTATCGACAGCAAATTGGATGCTATCACAGCGACCTCGGTATCTCCACTGGTTGCTGCGGTATGCAGAGGATTGAAATCTGTGACATTTTTGTGGTACAAGGCCTTTTCTTTTTGTAAGCGGAAATTCTAGCTTGGGCTTATTGGTAGCTGTATACCACAAGAATATGTTATGCGTTTCCTCTAGGGTTAGAATGTCTGATTGGGCAGCTCCATCGGCAAATTCCTCCAGTGTCATAGTTGGAACCCGTACCAAATATAAAGCTTTTCCTAGCACTTTTCTTTTGTTCCTTGGCGTAATGGGCAGCCCTTGTCTCCTGCATTCAGCTACTGCCCAGTTGATAACGGACTGAAAAACTACTGCTTCTTTTATGTTCAGCGTTTCACGAGTCACAATAATCTCTAGAGTTTGCTGGTCTATTTCGCAAAAACCTTCCGACATCAATGCTAATTCTGCTTGAGCATCAATCACTTCCCAACAGCGCTGGGTCAATTCTGGCTCTTCAAAAAGTCTGCTCTGGGACAGCAGAACACAAGCATTCTTGGCCTCCAAACTTGTCTCCAGAAAATTGACGCAGGCCTTGGCCAAAGCAGGTACAATGTATTTCTTGGCAGCATATAAAGTAGCAAGCACGGTGTCTGCTCCCAAGTCAATCTCATCACTGTACATGTATctagaaaaaacacaaaattttaaaaaacaaacaaactgaaaTACAATGGTAGTGTAAGAGCTGTTTTAAAATCAGTGCAGTAACGTCAACATTACTGCAACTCATGCTTGTTTTTGGATGTAATTTAAAGGAACAGAAAATAATAGAAGCTGGGGTTCTCAAACATTTTATAAGAAAGACCaaattgaacatttaaaaacactaAGGGCTGGGAAGGGTTTctctttagagcagtgtatcgcaaactgtgtgctgcctgagattccaagtgtgccgcggctcacAGAGGAGTAAGAGAAGTGCCAGCCTGACGTGCCTCTTGCCGCGTATCTCCCTGGACTCTTGCCTTCCGCGCCATCTTCACATCTGTGGAACAGCAGTGGcagctcagtgtgcttttaacttagCCAGAGCTGCCGCGAGGATTAATTTAGACGTGGTTTTCATcaacagcctcggggcctttgcaaGGCCGGCCCATTTCAGTGATTCGACTTCCTCTttcgaaagaggaagttgcatcattgtaatgggccggcctagcaaaggcctcgAGGCTGTTGATGAAAACTGCGTCTAAATTAATCCTTGTGGCAGCTTTGtggccaagttaaaagcacactgatCTGCCGCTAGACAGGAGAAGTACTGCTtggcaggggagggaaagggaagggagaaggggtactgctgggaagggggaggatgaagggagaaggggtactgctggacatggggagaggaaaaagtgctgctggacagggggcagggaaagggaaggtagaagaggtgctgctggacctggcagaaggggagggaaaggaaagatgctacacactgaAGGGGAGGGCGAGATGGTGGAttgggagagagcatattagctgtgagtggagttggggagagggaaggaaggaaaattgttacaggaggagtgagagtgacgagagagggagaaatggtgcatgggcagagaacatgggttggggagtgggaaggaaggatgtcactcgagggaagaggcaaggagagaaaGTGTGGAAAGGGTTTGCctcatggagagggagagatggatgaggacagaaaggagggaagaagaaatgtcacactcggggggggggggggaaggggagagagtgaaaagttggcttcttggagggagagagagagagatgttggttaagagagggaaggaggaccagaggagaagcatgcagaaggagggagaaaaaaaatgttagactgttggaaaggagggagaaatgttgaactgggaggggggccaggaagggaagggagatgaacTGCAGGGGACAGAAaagaagaagggaaagagaaatgtacactggagggggggagggggggcggaggagagatatcagaccagggaatggggggagtctggtagtgctatagaaatagtagtagtagtagtagagcgagatgccagattatgggaagggggaaaggaaggagagagatgtcggagcactggaaatagggagggatggagagagagatagaaaggggaaggtaagacatggaaaataagattttgagaagaaagcagacaaattgaaaaattgaatgttaacttattgccaaagatggatgcaaggcagaaagtaaaGACTGAGAGAAAAAGTCAgtggataagaaggcactggacacatagttaaaagcacaggaaAATAGTCAcctgacaacaaaggtagggaaaattatttcattttcaatttgaaatgtatcagttaagaatttatatctgctatgtatattgtatttatatgaaaaatgaatggaaaaaattagtAAAGGGGACGGGATccggggaagagcttgggtgggtctagggtggagcttgggaggtctatggttgggggtactcagttgatatttgttagacttccctgctggcatttTAGGGTctgtctggagggcttctgcgcatgtgtggatatCAATGTGATGTCATCTTGGCAacatctgtgcacttctgggtgcctcgagccgtggccactacctttagtgagCTCCGgattgagaaagtttgagacacaaTGCTTAGAGTATACTGAGCTTTTTGGAGGCCCCAGTGGGCCTTCTTGAAACTGCTGTGATATGTTGAGAACAGGGGAGAGGTAAGGCAGCATTCCTAAGAGGGTGGTAGATAGGGATATCCCTACATTAATCTGAACAGTTTTACTAAGAGGACAGGACTGCCTCTTTGTCCAAGCATCTGTTGCCCTTTTTTTCTACTCACATAGCATCTACCCTAGCAGTGGCAAAAGTTTAGTTTGTTGGTTTTCCTATACAGGCAGTTCCCGAGTTACAAACACTGAACTTAAGTACAACTTAAGAACACGGTTGTGGCTTAatatgatttcactgagcagcatttccagtggtATAGACTGCTAAACTTCTCCTGCTGCatattcaggaatgatgcataaCCACATTAAGTATGTGGTTGTGCATGCAGTACCTTAGAAGGAGCATTGGTAAGGACAATtggtccttttgtcagctgggagcaaataaaagcagcaagaatcttaaaatctacaaattctgagttacatacaaatctgacttaagaacagctttaaaaacgtaacttgttctGAACCCGGGGATaacctgtacacttctccctctgtatccacaggggttaggggcagagccagcccgcaaatataaaaaaaacgcaaagaatattcgggccggttctgccctaacccctgcttccccctggctattttaagccccccccttaagccttacctggtggtctagcaagttTTCTGggtaggagtgatcttcccacgctcctgccccgtgcagatcgctcataggaaatggctgccttgagctctcgTTGTAGtgtcgagagactacgggagctcaaggcagccatttcctatgagtgatttgcacagggcaggagcgtgggaagatcgctcctaccctgaaaacccgctagactaccaggtaaggtttaagggggggcttacagggcttaaaaaagCCCAAACAATTTAAAtgtgtgttttgttttaaaatcacaaataactgaatccgtggatgctgaaaccgcagattcggaggggAAAGGGTATTGTGTTTCC
This window encodes:
- the LOC117364082 gene encoding BTB/POZ domain-containing protein 6 isoform X1, with translation MPLSYGCLHGRIMKCLTFFLLLPETLRQSKKSVKSNGKIPACCEIVPPSLKKMAAEVYPGSANTSITNSNSTAVTTNTKKNALQLQQSPPPPPPQLQNLNNNNIESNNWQSFHPTLRERNALMFNNELMADIYFIVGPPGASKRVPAHKYVLAVGSSVFYAMFYGDLAEVKSEIHIPDVEPAAFLILLKYMYSDEIDLGADTVLATLYAAKKYIVPALAKACVNFLETSLEAKNACVLLSQSRLFEEPELTQRCWEVIDAQAELALMSEGFCEIDQQTLEIIVTRETLNIKEAVVFQSVINWAVAECRRQGLPITPRNKRKVLGKALYLVRVPTMTLEEFADGAAQSDILTLEETHNIFLWYTATNKPKLEFPLTKRKGLVPQKCHRFQSSAYRSNQWRYRGRCDSIQFAVDKRIFMAGLGLYGSSCGKAEYTVKIELKRQGLVLAQNLTKFISDGSSNTFSVWFEHPVQVEQDTFYNVSAILDSNELSYFGQEGMTEVQCGKVTFQFQCSSDSTNGTGVQGGQIPELIFYA
- the LOC117364082 gene encoding BTB/POZ domain-containing protein 6 isoform X2; translated protein: MAAEVYPGSANTSITNSNSTAVTTNTKKNALQLQQSPPPPPPQLQNLNNNNIESNNWQSFHPTLRERNALMFNNELMADIYFIVGPPGASKRVPAHKYVLAVGSSVFYAMFYGDLAEVKSEIHIPDVEPAAFLILLKYMYSDEIDLGADTVLATLYAAKKYIVPALAKACVNFLETSLEAKNACVLLSQSRLFEEPELTQRCWEVIDAQAELALMSEGFCEIDQQTLEIIVTRETLNIKEAVVFQSVINWAVAECRRQGLPITPRNKRKVLGKALYLVRVPTMTLEEFADGAAQSDILTLEETHNIFLWYTATNKPKLEFPLTKRKGLVPQKCHRFQSSAYRSNQWRYRGRCDSIQFAVDKRIFMAGLGLYGSSCGKAEYTVKIELKRQGLVLAQNLTKFISDGSSNTFSVWFEHPVQVEQDTFYNVSAILDSNELSYFGQEGMTEVQCGKVTFQFQCSSDSTNGTGVQGGQIPELIFYA